GGCGATGACGTCAACGCCGAAGACACTTTGATCACCCTCGAGTCGGATAAAGCCTCGATGGATGTACCCAGCCCGCACGGTGGTAAGATCGTTGCGCTCACGGTCAAAGAAGGCGATACCGTCTCGGAAGGCGACGTGATCGGCCAGATGGAAATCGCTGGTGAAGGTGGCGACAACAGCGAAGACGCGCCGCAAGAGCAAGCCGCTGCTGAAGAGCCGGTCGTTGAAAAACCTGTCGCTGAAGCACCAGCAAAACAAGCCCCTTCTCCTGAAGGCACCCCGAGTCCGGAAGCACAAATCGCTGATGATCAGCCACGGGATAGTAAGCTGGTACATGCAGGCCCAGCAGTACGCATGCTGGCACGTGAACTAAATGTTGATCTTAGTCTTGTTAAGCCTAGTGGCCCGAAAGACCGGGTGCTGAAAGAAGATGTGCAGGCCTACGTGAAACAGGCCATTGCCAGCCAAGGTAAAGCACAAACAGCGGCTGCCCCAGCAGCGAGTGGTGGTGCTGGCATTCCCGCGATACCAGAAGTCGACTTCAGCCAGTTTGGCGACGTGGAAGAGAAGCCGATGGGTCGCCTGCTTAAAATGGGTGCGACCAATCTGCACCGCAGCTGGCTCAATGTGCCTCACGTGACGCAGTTCGACGAGGCCGACATTACCGAGCTTGAAAGCTTCCGTAAAGCCATGAAGGCTGAAGCCGAAGCCCAAGGCGCCAAGCTGACACCGTTGCCGTTTATGGTTAAAGCCTGTGCCTTTGCACTGAGTAAATTCCCCCAGTTCAACGTTAGCCTGAAAGGCGACGGCGAAACGCTGGTATGGAAAAACTACGTGCATATCGGAATTGCCGTGGATACACCTGATGGTCTGATGGTGCCAGTAGTGCGCAACGCCGATAAAAAATCCTTGATTGAGATTGCCAAGGAGATGGCGGAGCTCGGCAAGAAAGCGCAAACCAAGAAGCTTAAGCGTGATGAGATGACCGGTGGCTGCTTCACCATTTCGAGCCTTGGCTCGATTGG
This genomic window from Halomonas sp. TD01 contains:
- the aceF gene encoding dihydrolipoyllysine-residue acetyltransferase: MSSEIIKVPDIGGDTDVEIIEIAVSEGDVIEAEDTLITLESDKASMDVPAPKGGKVLKVLVKEGDSVSEGDDIVELEVEGGTGGGEETSDSQPNDAPAKEDKPTQEEAPAPAAKKASGGKQAVDIKVPDLGGSDNVEIIEVAVSAGDDVNAEDTLITLESDKASMDVPSPHGGKIVALTVKEGDTVSEGDVIGQMEIAGEGGDNSEDAPQEQAAAEEPVVEKPVAEAPAKQAPSPEGTPSPEAQIADDQPRDSKLVHAGPAVRMLARELNVDLSLVKPSGPKDRVLKEDVQAYVKQAIASQGKAQTAAAPAASGGAGIPAIPEVDFSQFGDVEEKPMGRLLKMGATNLHRSWLNVPHVTQFDEADITELESFRKAMKAEAEAQGAKLTPLPFMVKACAFALSKFPQFNVSLKGDGETLVWKNYVHIGIAVDTPDGLMVPVVRNADKKSLIEIAKEMAELGKKAQTKKLKRDEMTGGCFTISSLGSIGGTAFTPIVNAPEVAILGVSKAQMKPVWDGSAFQPRLMMPLSLSYDHRAINGADAARFTAFLADVLTDIRRLLL